The following proteins come from a genomic window of Sphaerisporangium rubeum:
- a CDS encoding sigma-70 family RNA polymerase sigma factor codes for MQRHRSVRSGPEEAHDDSDEQLVATLYREFGGPLLRNVRRLTGGDQQWAEDVVQETVFRAWRNAGKLNREPGLLWAWLMTVARRIVIDTHRQRSVRPQEVEPDKLDTVAIPDGSEPMLSAMVVSEALYSLSEEHREALVQTYLHDRTINEAAEVLGVPPGTVKSRVYYALRALQKTMKERG; via the coding sequence GTGCAGCGTCATCGCAGTGTCCGGTCCGGGCCGGAAGAAGCACACGACGACTCCGATGAGCAACTGGTCGCGACGCTCTACCGCGAGTTCGGCGGGCCCCTTCTGCGCAACGTGCGCAGACTGACGGGAGGTGACCAGCAATGGGCAGAGGACGTCGTCCAGGAGACCGTCTTCCGCGCGTGGCGGAACGCGGGCAAACTGAACCGGGAACCCGGTCTGCTGTGGGCATGGCTGATGACGGTGGCTCGCCGCATCGTCATCGACACCCATCGCCAGCGTTCGGTCCGCCCTCAGGAGGTGGAGCCCGACAAGCTGGACACCGTCGCCATCCCGGACGGGTCTGAGCCCATGTTGTCCGCGATGGTGGTGTCCGAAGCCCTGTACAGCCTTTCCGAGGAGCATCGGGAAGCGCTCGTGCAGACGTACCTTCACGACCGTACGATCAATGAGGCGGCGGAAGTGCTGGGGGTGCCACCCGGGACGGTCAAGTCCCGGGTGTACTACGCGCTCCGCGCCCTGCAGAAGACGATGAAGGAGAGGGGGTGA
- a CDS encoding DUF4142 domain-containing protein: MRLIEVLGALTFLVVATITVLTIAPNAIRSASGDSPADWSTTESGPVGPADRDFLTKVRQAGLWEIPTGQQAQERASSQRVKEVGLMLAADHTKLDEQVRALAAKLNVKIPSTPNADQQGWMNELSQLEGEAYDKVFADRLRAAHGKVFAAVALVRAGTKNDEIRAFAQVAVDVVMKHMTLLESTGKVDYAALPTPPPPSPAPPK; the protein is encoded by the coding sequence ATGAGGCTCATCGAGGTGCTCGGCGCACTGACATTCCTGGTGGTGGCCACCATCACGGTGCTGACCATCGCCCCGAACGCCATCAGGTCGGCGAGCGGCGATTCACCGGCGGACTGGTCCACCACCGAGTCCGGACCCGTCGGGCCGGCCGACCGCGACTTCCTCACGAAGGTGCGCCAGGCCGGTCTGTGGGAGATCCCGACCGGTCAGCAGGCGCAGGAACGGGCCTCCAGCCAGCGGGTCAAGGAGGTCGGGCTCATGCTCGCCGCCGACCACACCAAGCTCGACGAGCAGGTGCGCGCGCTGGCCGCGAAGCTCAACGTGAAGATCCCGAGCACCCCGAACGCCGACCAGCAGGGATGGATGAACGAGCTGTCCCAGCTTGAGGGTGAGGCGTACGACAAGGTGTTCGCCGACCGCCTGCGCGCGGCCCACGGCAAGGTCTTCGCCGCCGTGGCGCTGGTGCGCGCCGGTACCAAGAACGACGAGATCCGCGCGTTCGCGCAGGTAGCGGTCGATGTGGTGATGAAGCACATGACGCTTCTCGAAAGCACCGGCAAGGTCGACTACGCCGCGCTGCCGACGCCGCCGCCTCCCTCTCCTGCTCCTCCCAAGTAA